In Elaeis guineensis isolate ETL-2024a chromosome 1, EG11, whole genome shotgun sequence, a genomic segment contains:
- the LOC105039621 gene encoding AAA-ATPase At4g25835, translating into MKEFWTSLASLMGVFAFCQSILHAVFPAELRFATAKLFNRLFNCFSSYCYFDITEIDGVNTNELYNAVQVYLSSSASVAGSRLSLTRALNSSAFTFGLSNNDRLVDTFRGATATWEHVVTQRQAQTFSWRPLPDEKRGFTLRIKKKDKPLILPAYLDHIMDTANDIRRRNQDRLLYTNSRGGAMDSRGHPWESVPFKHPSTFDTLAMDPFKKEEIMADLRDFAEGNTFYQKTGRAWKRGYLLYGPPGTGKSSMIAAMANYLGYDIYDLELTEVHTNSELRKLLMKTTSKSIIVIEDIDCSINLANRSSKKPPSEPPSDFRAGAGPDDSTANSITLSGLLNFTDGLWSCCGSERIFVFTTNRIEKLDPALLRSGRMDMHIFMSYCSFPALKILMKNYLGFDDGELDGEEEDGSLKQLEEVIDEADITPADVSEVLIKNRRREKREAMKELLEVLKSRVEKKKAGRRSAAARKKTLNEELEEEEEEQEKRALESPKDGGEAMDTCNGKGGEKGEEN; encoded by the coding sequence ATGAAGGAGTTTTGGACATCTCTGGCCTCGCTGATGGGGGTGTTCGCCTTCTGCCAGAGCATCCTCCACGCCGTCTTCCCTGCGGAGCTCCGCTTCGCGACGGCGAAGCTCTTCAACCGCCTGTTCAACTGCTTCTCCTCCTACTGCTATTTCGACATCACCGAGATCGACGGCGTCAACACCAACGAGCTCTACAACGCCGTCCAGGTCTACCTCAGCTCCTCGGCTTCGGTCGCCGGCAGCCGCCTCTCCCTCACCCGCGCCCTCAACTCCTCTGCCTTCACCTTCGGCCTCTCCAACAACGACCGCCTCGTCGACACCTTCCGCGGCGCCACCGCCACCTGGGAGCACGTCGTCACCCAGCGCCAGGCCCAGACCTTCTCCTGGCGGCCCCTTCCCGACGAGAAGCGCGGCTTCACCCTCCGCATCAAGAAGAAGGACAAGCCCCTCATCCTCCCCGCCTACCTCGACCACATTATGGACACCGCCAACGACATCCGCCGCCGGAACCAGGACCGCCTCCTCTACACCAATTCGCGCGGCGGCGCCATGGACTCCCGCGGCCACCCCTGGGAATCGGTGCCCTTCAAGCATCCCAGCACCTTCGACACCCTCGCCATGGACCCTttcaagaaggaagagatcatggCCGACCTCAGAGACTTTGCCGAGGGCAATACATTCTATCAGAAAACAGGGCGTGCCTGGAAGAGAGGCTACCTTCTCTACGGCCCGCCCGGTACCGGCAAGTCGAGCATGATCGCCGCCATGGCCAATTACCTCGGCTACGATATCTACGACCTCGAGCTCACCGAGGTGCACACCAACTCGGAGCTCCGGAAGCTCCTCATGAAGACCACCTCCAAGTCGATCATAGTTATCGAAGACATCGATTGCTCGATCAATCTGGCCAACCGTAGCTCGAAGAAGCCGCCGAGTGAGCCACCGTCGGATTTCCGGGCCGGGGCCGGGCCGGACGACTCGACGGCCAACTCGATCACCCTGTCCGGCTTGTTGAACTTTACGGATGGATTGTGGTCTTGCTGCGGGAGCGAGAGAATTTTCGTGTTCACGACGAACCGCATAGAGAAGCTCGACCCGGCGCTCCTGAGATCGGGGAGGATGGACATGCACATCTTCATGAGCTACTGCTCCTTCCCGGCATTGAAGATTCTGATGAAGAACTACTTGGGATTCGATGATGGCGAATTGGACGGTGAAGAAGAAGATGGGTCGCTGAAGCAGTTGGAAGAGGTGATCGATGAGGCGGATATCACTCCGGCGGATGTCAGTGAGGTTCTGATAAAGAACCGGCGAAGGGAGAAGCGCGAGGCGATGAAGGAGCTCTTGGAAGTGCTGAAGAGCCGCGTGGAGAAGAAGAAAGCGGGAAGACGTTCGGCTGCGGCAAGGAAGAAGACTCTGAACGAGgagttggaggaggaggaggaagaacaaGAGAAGAGGGCATTGGAGAGCCCCAAGGATGGAGGTGAAGCCATGGATACGTGCAATGGTAAAGGAGGAGAGAAAGGGGAggagaattga